One Streptomyces umbrinus genomic window, AGTTCACTGTGCATGAGCCGGTTGAACTCGTGGAGTATGTACGGCAGTTGGGCGGCCGCCTGAGCCGGGCGACTGCGTCGGGCTGAGAAGTGTGGGTGCGTGTTCGGGTGCGGGTTGGCTGTGGCTGGCCGCGCAGTTCCCCGCGCCCCTAAAAACCTAGGGGCGCGGGGAACTGCGCAGTCTTTCAGCCCCTCCGGCGTTTGAGGAGCGGGGGTTCGGGGGCGGAGCCCCTGAGTCTGTCGCCGCCCGTGAGGGCAGAGTTTGCCCGCGTGGCACAATGTGCCACCCGGGTCACCCCGGGGTTCAGGTCCGGGGTGGCCCGGGCAGCCATGCCCAGGCCCTCTCGCAGCCCTCACAGATGGAGCCGAGCCCCGGCGCCAGGGGGGGGGAGGCGCCGGAGCTCGGCTCTGGGAGAGTCCCGGCGCCGGGGGGGTGTGCGTCGGGACTCGGCTCTGTGGGCCCTGGAGTCTTGTGCCCCGGGGCCGATGTGTTGAAGCGGCGGTAAACGGACTTCCGTACGACTCTGTTCGAGACCTGACCCGCCCGCCCCGCAAGGCGCGGTCGACCCCGGTCCGACGTACATGGCCCGGTAGGACCGCCTGCCCCGGCGGAGCGAAGCCAATCCTCCCGACGACAGTGAGTTTCACCGCCCGGGACCGCCCGCCCGGGACGGGTCCCGCTGCCGTCGCGGGAGGCGTCCCGCCCGCTTCCGGCAGACAGTACACACCCGCCCCCGCGAAACGGGTCACAACCGCCCGGCGCGCGATACGCGCCCCCGGCCGGAGGCCACCCACCACGGGGCGGACCGCCGGCGGCCGGAGCACCCGGCCGCCAGGGGCGGCCTACGCGGCGGCGTCGAAGCCCGTGTCGCGGGCCAGCTTCTTCAGTTCCAGCAGCGCATGCTTCTCGATCTGGCGGATGCGCTCGCGCGTGAGGCCGTGCTCCTTGCCGACCTCGGTGAGCGTGCGCTCCCGGCCGTCCTCGATGCCGTACCGCATCTTGATGATCGAGGCCGTGCGCTGGTCGAGGCGGCCGATGAGGTCGTCCAGCTCCTCGCTGCGCAGCAGCGTGAGCACGGACTGCTCGGGCGAAACCGCCGAGGTGTCCTCCAGCAGGTCACCGAACTGGGTGTCGCCGTCGTCGTCCACCGACATGTTCAGCGAGACCGGGTCACGGGCCCAGTCCAGCACGTCGACCACGCGCTCCGGCTTCGTGTCCAGCTCCGCGGCGATCTCCGAGGGCTCCGGCTCACGGCCGTGCTCGCGGTTGAACTCGCGCTGCACACGCCGGATCCGGCCCAGCTCCTCCACCAGGTGGACGGGGAGGCGGATCGTGCGGGACTGGTCGGCGATGGAACGGGTGATGGCCTGACGGATCCACCAGGTCGCGTACGTCGAGAACTTGAAACCCTTGCGGTAGTCGAACTTCTCGACGGCTCGGACCAGGCCCGCGTTCCCCTCCTGGATCAGGTCCAGGAGCGGCAGGCCGCTGCGCGGGTAGCGGCGGGCGACCGCCACGACCAGACGGAGGTTCGACCGGATGAAGATGTCCTTGGCCCGCTCGGAGTCGGCGACCAGCGCTTCGAGCTCCTCGCGGGAGGCCTTCACCTTTGTGTCGGTGACCTCGCCGTCGAGGATCTGCTGGGCGTACACGCCCGCCTCGATGGTCTGGGAGAGGTCCACTTCCTTGGCGGCGTCGAGCAGCGGTGTGCGCGCGATCTCGTCGAGATACATGCCGACCAGGTCGCGGTCGGCGATCTCGCCGCCTACGACGCGAACACTGCGTGCCGCGTCGCTTCCGCCTGAGGCGGACTTACGACGGGCGACGGCACGGGTTGCCATGCGTGCTCCCTTGCGATGGTGGGCTTGCGGGTCCTGGTGGTTCTGGTGGTGGCTCGGACACCTTCCCGGGTGCCCTGCATCCGATGGAAACAACGACTGGAATCCGGACAGAATTCCCAACGCGCTACTCGATTTTTCTGATCTTGCAGTACCCTGTCCGGCCACCGAGGGAGGGCAGATGTCGTCGGAACGTACAGAGGTGCAGGTCAGACCGGGAGTCGAGAGCGACCTCGACGCCCTCACGGACATCTACAACCACTACGTGCGTGAGACGCCGATCACGTTCGACACAGCGACCTTCACTCCGGTAGAGCGCCGCCCTTGGCTGCTCTCTCACCCTGAAGACGGCCCGCATCGGCTGATGGTTGCCACGGCCGGGGACTCACAGCAGATTCTGGGCTACGCCACATCCAGCGCTTTCCGGCCGAAGCCCGCGTACGAGACGTCCGTGGAGGTGACGATCTACCTCGCCCCGGACGCCGGCGGCCGGGGCGTCGGCACGCTGCTCTACAAGGCCCTGTTCGGGGCTCTCGCGGACGAGGACCTGCACCGGGCCTACGCGGGGATCGCCCAGCCCAACGAGGCGTCCGTGCGGCTGCACGAGCGGTTCGGGTTCCGGTACGTCGGTACGTACCGGGAGGTGGGCCGGAAGTTCGGGCGGTACTGGGATGTGGCCTGGTACGAGAAGGAGCTCTGAGGGCTCCGTACCATGGGCCGGCGGCCTGGGGGCTGGGGGCCCGTCATCGCCCCGGAGCCCGCCGGGCTCAGCCGAACTGCACCGACCTCTTCGCCAGGCCCAGCCAGAAGCCGTCGATCACCGAGCGCTGGGCGTCCAGCTCGCCGGCGGCGTCCGCGGCGCCCATCGTCACGAACAGCGGGGCGAAGTGCTCGGTGCGCGGGTGGGCCAGCTGTCCCGCCGGGGACTTGTGGAGGAAGTCGAGGAGGCCGTCGACGTCGCCCGAGTCCAGGGCCCGGTGGCCCCACTCGTCGAACTCCGCCGACCAGCCGGGGATCCCGCCCTGCCGCAGGGCCGCCAGGTTGTGGGTGAAGAAGCCGGAGCCGACGATGAGGACGCCCTCGTCGCGCAGGGGGGCCAGCTTGCGGCCGATCTCCATGAGGCGGACGGGGTCGAGCGTGGGCATCGAGACCTGGAGCACCGGGATGTCGGCCGCGGGGAACATCTCCACCAGCGGGACGTACGCGCCGTGGTCGAGACCGCGGTCCGGGACGTCCTGGACGGGCATGCCGGGGGCGCGCAGCAACTTGCGTACGGACTCGGCGAGTTCGGGTGCGCCGGGCGCCTCGTACCGCACCTTGTAGTAGTGCTCGGGGAAGCCCCAGAAGTCGTAGACCAGGGGGATGGTCTCGGTGGCTCCGAGGGCGAGCGGGGCCTCCTCCCAGTGGGCGGAGATCATGAGGATCGCCTTGGGGCGCGGCAGGTCCTTGGACCAGGCGGCGAGCTGGCCGGGCCAGACCGGGTCGTCCGCCAGCGGCGGGGCGCCGTGGGAGAGGTAGAGGGCGGGCATGCGCTCCACGACGGCACGTTCCTCGGTGGCGGCGGACATGGCGGCGGCTCCCTCGGGGACTCGTTGGGCCGGCTCGACCGATACCGTTCGGCCCCGGCCGAGGGCACTTGCTTGAAGTATCAACCTCTACAAAGTGAGGATACTCGCCATTTGTTTAACGTTCAAGGAGGGGTCTCGTACAGTAGATGCATGAACACGGCATCCGCTGACGAGCCGCGCTGGCTCAGTGACGAGGAACAGCGCACGTGGCGTGCGTACATTCATGCCACCACCCTTCTTGACGACCATCTCGACCGCCAGCTGCAGCGTGATGCGGGCATGCCTCACATCTATTACGGCCTGCTCGTCGGTCTCGCCGAGGCGCCGCGTCGGCGGCTGCGGATGACCGAGCTGGCGATGAAGGCGAAGATCACCAGGTCCCGGCTCTCGCACGCCATCGCGCGGCTGGAGAAGAACGGGTGGGTGCGGCGGGAGGACTGCCCTTCGGACAAGCGGGGGCAGTTCGCCGTGCTGACGGACGAGGGGTACGAGGTTCTGATGCGGAGTGCGCCCGGGCATGTGGCGGCGGTTCGGCAGGCGTTCTTCGACCGGCTCACGGTCGATCAGCAGAAGGCTCTCGGCGAGGCCATGCTGCTCATTGCGGAGGGGCTGCAGCCGGAGGGGGCAGGTGCGGACCTGCCCTGGCTTCGGTAGGGGTTCGCCGGGTTCGTTTTCGGGTGCGGGTTCGTTGTGGCTGGCCGCGCCGTTCCCCGCGCCCCTTAAAGACTGCGCAGTTCCCCCCCGCGCCCCTTAAAGACTGCGCAGTTCCCCCCCGCGCCCCTTAAAGACTGCGCAGTTCCCCGCGCCCCTTGAAAGCCGCTCACGCGGGCCATCACAAAAGGTCGCTCGCGCGGCCGCCCCGGCACAACGGGCGGCCCGCGCCCGCGGCACAGGTCCTGGCCCCGGGCATGGATCTGCCCCGGCTCCACCGCTCTCGGAGCCGGGGCAGATCCCGGTTCGTACGTATGAAGGCGTCCCCACCCCTGCACACGTACGAGGTCAGTGGGTGACCCCATGCGGGTCCGGTCTCGCCACGCGATTCGCTGGGGGCGTGCCCCTCAGGGGCGCGCGGCTGCATCGATGTGCGGCTCCGCGCGACCAGCCACAGCGGACCCGCGGTTTCATGACCGCGCCCCCAGCGGAGCGCCTAGTGGGCGATGACCGGGACCTTCAGGTCGTCCTCGGCGCCCTCGACGGAACCCGCGGCCGCCGTGGAGTCGGGGCTTCCGGCGTTGATGAAGGTGAAGGCGATTCCCGCGGCGACGACGAGGATGCCGACGGCGAACCAGATCGCGTTGGTGTAGCCGTGCACCTGAGCCTGCAGCTGGACGAGCTGCTGCTGGGGCTGGGTGGTGGCACCGGCGATGTGGTCCTTGACGTACGCCGTGGTGGCCGACGCGGCGATCGTGTTCAGCAGAGCCGTACCGATCGCGCCGCCCACCTGCTGCGAGGTGTTGACCATCGCGGAGGCGACACCGGAGTCACGCGGCTCGACGCCCAGCGTGGCCAGGGACATGGCCGGCATGAACGCCGTACCCATACCGAGGCCGAGCAGCAGCATCGCCGGCAGGAGCAGGGCCGCGTACGAGGAGCCGATCTCCATCTGGGTCAGCAGCAGCATGCCGGCCGCGGCGACCAGGAAGCCCGGGCCCATCAGCAGACGCGCCGGGAGGCGGTTCATCAGCCGGGCGCCGATCTGCGTGGAGCCCGCGATCATGCCCGCGATCATCGGCAGGAAGGCGAAACCGGTCTTGACCGGCGAGTAGCCCTTCACGATCTGCAGGTAGTAGGTCAGGAAGAGGAACAGGCCGAACATCGCGATGATCGCGAGACCGAGCGAGAGGTAGACACCGCCACGGTTGCGCTCGGTGATGACACGCAGGGGCAGCAGCGGGGCCTTGACCTTGGACTCGACGAGGACGAACGCCGCGAGGAGCACCGCCGACGCGACGAACAGGCCGATCGTCATGGAGTCGCCCCAGCCCTCGGACTCGGCGCGGGTGAAGCCGTAGACGAGCGAGACCAGACCGAGGGTCGACAGGACGACACCCGGGATGTCGAGCGGCGAGCGGTTGCGGCCGGCCGGCTCACGGATGACGAAGTACGCACCGGCAGCGGCGACGACCGCGAACGGGATGTTCACGAAGAACGTCCAGCGCCAGTCCAGGTACTCGGTGAGGAAGCCGCCGAGGATCAGGCCGACGGCGCCACCGCCACCGGCGATCGCACCGTAGATGCCGAACGCCTTGGCGCGCTCCTTGGAGTCGGTGAACATCACCGCGAGCAGCGAGAGAGCGGCGGGCGCGAGCAGCGCGCCGAAGGCACCCTGAAGGGCACGGGAGCCGAGAAGCATCGCCTCGTTGGTGGCGGCACCGCCGAGGGCGGAGGCGCCGGCGAAGCCTATGAGGCCGGTGACGAAGGTGCGCTTGCGGCCCCAGATGTCGGCGATCCGGCCGCCGAAGAGGAGGAGTCCGCCGAAGGCGAGGGCGTAGGCCGTGATGACCCACTGCCGGTTGCCGTCGGAGATGCCCAGGTCCTGCTGGGCCGAGGGCAGCGCGATGTTCACGATGGTCGCGTCGAGCACGACCATGAGCTGGGCGAGCGCGATGAAGGTCAGCGCTTTCCAGCGGTTGGGATCGGGGGCCTGCGCCTTTGCGGCGGTGGCCTGGGCTGTTTCAGACATGGAGGTACCCACTTCGGGACTTCGGATCGAAAAAGGCAGTGAGAGGGCGCGGCACGTCGTCGGTGACGGCCGGGAGGTTCGGTGAGTTCGGTGCGTAAGTGGGGTTACGCGCGTGCTGGTCGGGTCATCGCTGGTAGGGACCGCCGCAAGGGGCGGAAGTCATCGGTCAGGCTTGGCGCAGGTCCTCCATGGTCGCGGTCATGCCCGGCAGTTCGGATCGGGCCGGAGCCCGCA contains:
- a CDS encoding sigma-70 family RNA polymerase sigma factor, which gives rise to MATRAVARRKSASGGSDAARSVRVVGGEIADRDLVGMYLDEIARTPLLDAAKEVDLSQTIEAGVYAQQILDGEVTDTKVKASREELEALVADSERAKDIFIRSNLRLVVAVARRYPRSGLPLLDLIQEGNAGLVRAVEKFDYRKGFKFSTYATWWIRQAITRSIADQSRTIRLPVHLVEELGRIRRVQREFNREHGREPEPSEIAAELDTKPERVVDVLDWARDPVSLNMSVDDDGDTQFGDLLEDTSAVSPEQSVLTLLRSEELDDLIGRLDQRTASIIKMRYGIEDGRERTLTEVGKEHGLTRERIRQIEKHALLELKKLARDTGFDAAA
- a CDS encoding GNAT family N-acetyltransferase, producing MSSERTEVQVRPGVESDLDALTDIYNHYVRETPITFDTATFTPVERRPWLLSHPEDGPHRLMVATAGDSQQILGYATSSAFRPKPAYETSVEVTIYLAPDAGGRGVGTLLYKALFGALADEDLHRAYAGIAQPNEASVRLHERFGFRYVGTYREVGRKFGRYWDVAWYEKEL
- a CDS encoding dioxygenase family protein codes for the protein MSAATEERAVVERMPALYLSHGAPPLADDPVWPGQLAAWSKDLPRPKAILMISAHWEEAPLALGATETIPLVYDFWGFPEHYYKVRYEAPGAPELAESVRKLLRAPGMPVQDVPDRGLDHGAYVPLVEMFPAADIPVLQVSMPTLDPVRLMEIGRKLAPLRDEGVLIVGSGFFTHNLAALRQGGIPGWSAEFDEWGHRALDSGDVDGLLDFLHKSPAGQLAHPRTEHFAPLFVTMGAADAAGELDAQRSVIDGFWLGLAKRSVQFG
- a CDS encoding MarR family winged helix-turn-helix transcriptional regulator, which produces MNTASADEPRWLSDEEQRTWRAYIHATTLLDDHLDRQLQRDAGMPHIYYGLLVGLAEAPRRRLRMTELAMKAKITRSRLSHAIARLEKNGWVRREDCPSDKRGQFAVLTDEGYEVLMRSAPGHVAAVRQAFFDRLTVDQQKALGEAMLLIAEGLQPEGAGADLPWLR
- a CDS encoding MFS transporter, with product MSETAQATAAKAQAPDPNRWKALTFIALAQLMVVLDATIVNIALPSAQQDLGISDGNRQWVITAYALAFGGLLLFGGRIADIWGRKRTFVTGLIGFAGASALGGAATNEAMLLGSRALQGAFGALLAPAALSLLAVMFTDSKERAKAFGIYGAIAGGGGAVGLILGGFLTEYLDWRWTFFVNIPFAVVAAAGAYFVIREPAGRNRSPLDIPGVVLSTLGLVSLVYGFTRAESEGWGDSMTIGLFVASAVLLAAFVLVESKVKAPLLPLRVITERNRGGVYLSLGLAIIAMFGLFLFLTYYLQIVKGYSPVKTGFAFLPMIAGMIAGSTQIGARLMNRLPARLLMGPGFLVAAAGMLLLTQMEIGSSYAALLLPAMLLLGLGMGTAFMPAMSLATLGVEPRDSGVASAMVNTSQQVGGAIGTALLNTIAASATTAYVKDHIAGATTQPQQQLVQLQAQVHGYTNAIWFAVGILVVAAGIAFTFINAGSPDSTAAAGSVEGAEDDLKVPVIAH